Proteins encoded within one genomic window of Panacibacter microcysteis:
- a CDS encoding Gfo/Idh/MocA family protein: MIKFAVVGCGHIGKRHAEMITRNAEAELVALIDTKDKQVLKIDQYSVPFFSTLESFLQSGIHTDVINIATPNGTHAALALQTLNSNKHVVIEKPIALNKADAEKIIFKALHAHKHVFAVMQNRYSPPSVWIKELIESGKLGNVYMVQLNCYWNRDERYYKGDTWHGTKDQDGGTLFTQFSHFIDILYWLFGDIENIQSRLHSFNHRSLTAFEDSGVVTFDLCSGGMGSINFSTSVWDKNMESSITIVAEHGSVKIGGQYMDKVEYCHIKDYTMPELAPTNPGNDYGAYKGSAANHNYIIQNVIDVIRSRSTITTNALEGLKVVDIIERIYAAGKR, translated from the coding sequence ATGATAAAATTTGCAGTAGTTGGTTGCGGGCATATTGGCAAACGTCATGCAGAAATGATTACCCGAAATGCCGAAGCTGAGCTCGTAGCATTGATAGACACAAAAGATAAACAGGTTCTAAAAATCGACCAATATAGTGTTCCATTCTTTTCAACACTTGAAAGTTTTTTGCAATCGGGTATACATACCGATGTAATCAACATTGCCACGCCAAATGGCACACACGCTGCGCTTGCGCTGCAAACGCTTAACAGCAACAAACATGTTGTTATTGAAAAGCCCATTGCGCTTAACAAGGCAGATGCAGAGAAAATTATTTTTAAAGCCCTGCATGCGCACAAACACGTTTTTGCCGTTATGCAAAACCGCTATTCACCGCCTTCAGTATGGATAAAAGAACTGATAGAAAGCGGCAAGCTGGGGAATGTTTACATGGTGCAGCTAAATTGCTACTGGAACCGGGACGAACGTTACTACAAAGGCGATACATGGCATGGAACAAAAGACCAGGATGGTGGCACACTCTTTACACAATTCTCACACTTCATCGATATTTTATACTGGCTTTTTGGAGATATAGAAAACATACAATCAAGGCTGCACTCGTTCAATCACCGGTCGCTTACCGCATTTGAAGACAGCGGTGTAGTTACATTTGATCTGTGCAGCGGTGGTATGGGTTCCATTAATTTCTCTACTTCTGTATGGGATAAAAATATGGAGAGCAGTATTACGATTGTTGCAGAGCATGGCAGTGTAAAAATCGGCGGTCAGTATATGGATAAGGTGGAATACTGCCACATTAAAGATTATACCATGCCTGAACTGGCGCCTACAAACCCCGGTAATGATTACGGGGCTTACAAGGGCTCTGCAGCCAATCATAATTACATTATCCAAAACGTGATTGATGTGATCCGTTCACGTTCAACGATTACCACCAATGCATTGGAAGGCCTGAAGGTGGTGGATATAATCGAGCGCATTTATGCGGCGGGTAAAAGATAG
- a CDS encoding sulfatase-like hydrolase/transferase: MKKIAIFYCLILIGCEKVFNENITSVTNTAVGMVSNKPNVIIILADDIGYEIPTYTGGQSYSTPNIDFIARNGIQFCEMRATPLCSPSRVQLLTGKYNFRNYDNWGKINPDNYTVADLMKSAGYNTCITGKWQLGGADTSIVGCGFDKYLVWDPYTAGSGLGRGFQYRNPTLYENGILSTYTHDEYGEDIIRNYMFNFIDSINSIKKNFFCFWTPNLGHDPHLPTPDDPDYLTVAPVRANSDLKYYPSMIKYLDKEIGMLVNHLESIGATNTYIIFLGDNGTPQGIRSNWRGRTVNGGKNTALDHWGTHVPMVVYKKGIIPRIDSTLVDLTDVMATLAEATGQQLPTNDEFDGQSFWDQIRGVSNPSPRLWSFTYFYPQPITQPTNLTRWVEDKQFKLYDSSFAPSKKNNMYRIYTDSVERFPLKLIYPETQAKYDYFKHILDSLHN; this comes from the coding sequence ATGAAAAAAATCGCTATTTTTTACTGCCTTATATTAATAGGCTGTGAAAAAGTTTTCAACGAAAACATTACTTCAGTCACAAATACCGCAGTCGGAATGGTATCAAATAAGCCTAACGTCATCATTATACTTGCGGATGACATTGGGTACGAGATACCAACCTATACGGGAGGACAAAGTTATTCTACACCCAATATAGACTTTATAGCTAGAAATGGAATCCAGTTTTGTGAAATGAGGGCTACACCATTGTGTTCACCGTCAAGGGTGCAGTTATTGACAGGTAAGTACAACTTTAGAAACTACGATAACTGGGGTAAAATTAATCCCGATAATTACACTGTAGCCGATCTTATGAAGAGCGCAGGATACAATACATGCATTACCGGCAAATGGCAACTTGGTGGAGCGGATACAAGTATTGTCGGCTGTGGATTCGACAAATATCTTGTATGGGATCCTTATACGGCTGGTTCTGGTTTAGGCAGAGGCTTTCAGTATAGAAACCCTACACTTTATGAGAATGGCATCTTATCTACCTATACCCATGACGAGTATGGTGAGGATATCATTCGGAACTACATGTTTAATTTTATTGACAGCATTAATTCAATCAAGAAAAACTTTTTCTGTTTCTGGACTCCAAATTTAGGGCATGATCCACATTTGCCTACTCCGGATGACCCGGATTACCTCACCGTTGCGCCCGTTAGAGCCAATTCTGACCTCAAGTATTATCCCTCTATGATAAAATATCTTGACAAAGAAATTGGAATGTTGGTAAATCATCTCGAAAGTATTGGTGCAACAAATACCTACATAATTTTTCTTGGTGACAATGGGACACCACAAGGCATAAGATCAAATTGGCGGGGCAGAACTGTAAATGGAGGAAAAAATACAGCACTGGATCATTGGGGTACCCATGTGCCAATGGTTGTGTATAAAAAAGGGATAATTCCACGCATTGATTCTACTTTAGTGGATCTCACAGACGTTATGGCAACGCTGGCTGAAGCTACCGGACAGCAGCTACCAACTAATGATGAATTTGATGGGCAATCTTTTTGGGATCAAATTAGAGGAGTTAGTAACCCATCTCCAAGGCTTTGGTCTTTCACATATTTTTATCCTCAACCAATAACACAGCCCACAAACTTGACCAGGTGGGTGGAGGATAAACAATTTAAGTTATACGACAGTTCTTTTGCACCAAGTAAGAAAAATAACATGTATAGGATTTATACAGATAGCGTGGAAAGGTTTCCGCTTAAATTAATCTACCCGGAAACACAGGCAAAATACGATTACTTTAAGCACATTCTTGATTCATTACACAATTAG